One genomic region from Anopheles bellator chromosome 2, idAnoBellAS_SP24_06.2, whole genome shotgun sequence encodes:
- the LOC131208433 gene encoding equilibrative nucleoside transporter 1 has product MASYDSQNLLSGGGRTNGSISVVSNRANGNNEAEKSPFLEKSEPVRLTPAWEETNLSNDELNFKGLTMERAKMQLNPPKDKMLLVFIVLMIHGIGTLMPWNMFITAKSYFVDYKLSQNYTGVGSEYGTYFLSSLGFASQIPNLLFNWLNIFVNLGGNLTKRIVYSIMIEVIAFVVTVVLAMINSSEWPGAFFWITMTTVVILNMASGIYQNSVYGMAAKLPFKYTGAVVLGSNVSGTFASIISLLSSEFASSVRTAAIYYFITAMFVLLLCFDTYFALPLNKFYRYHELMNEKEMESNKRLNAGSRPPYWTIFKQAFPQLFNVFFVFFVTLSVFPAVHSDIKRTDSEFPVPEKLFVSICCFLTFNVCAMLGSLATSWVTWPKPKYLVWPVVLRLVFLPLFLFCSYQPLNITRVLPVYIDNDWVYWGIGIVMAFSSGYLSSLGMMYAPQSVEPQYAMTAGMFAAAMLITGIFTGILFSMLFPMFVRHNFLDWFH; this is encoded by the exons ATGGCCTCGTACGATAGTCAAAATCTTTTatctggcggcggccgcacaAATGGAAGCATTAGCGTCGTTAGCAACCGGG CCAACGGTAACAATGAAGCCGAAAAATCACCGTTCTtggaaaaatcggaaccggtGCGGCTCACACCGGCCTGGGAGGAAACCAATTTATCCAACGATGAGCTCAATTTCAAAG GACTGACGATGGAGCGAGCGAAAATGCAGCTCAATCCACCGAAGGACAAAATGCTGCTCGTCTTCATCGTCCTAATGATCCACGGCATCGGTACGCTGATGCCATGGAACATGTTCATCACTGCCAAATCC TATTTCGTAGATTACAAGCTTAGTCAAAACTACACCGGTGTCGGGTCGGAATATGGCACATACTTTCTATCTTCCCTCGGTTTTGCATCGCAAATTCCGAATCTTCTGTTCAATTGGCTCAACATTTTCGTCAACCTTGG CGGTAACCTTACGAAGCGTATCGTATACAGCATCATGATCGAAGTGATCGCCTTCGTCGTGACGGTAGTGCTGGCCATGATCAACTCGTCCGAGTGGCCGGGAGCGTTCTTCTGGATAACGATGACCACGGTGGTCATTTTGAACA TGGCCAGTGGTATCTACCAGAACTCGGTGTACGGGATGGCGGCGAAGCTACCGTTCAAGTACACCGGTGCCGTCGTGCTCGGTTCCAACGTGAGCGGTACGTTCGCTTCAATCATCTCACTTCTCAGCTCCGAGTTTGCCTCTTCCGTGCGAACGGCCGCGATCTACTACTTCATCACCGCCAtgttcgtgctgctgctgtgcttcGACACCTATTTCGCGCTACCACTGAAC AAATTTTATCGCTACCACGAGCTGATGaacgagaaagagatggaATCGAACAAACGGTTGAACGCGGGCTCACGGCCCCCGTACTGGACCATCTTCAAGCAAGCGTTTCCGCAGCTGTTCAACGTGTTTTTCGTGTTCTTCGTCACGCTGTCCGTCTTTCCGGCCGTTCACTCGGACATCAAGCGCACGGACAGTGAgttcccggtgccggaaaaGCTGTTCGTGAGCATTTGTTGCTTCCTGACGTTCAACGTGTGCGCCATGCTGGGCAGTTTGGCGACGTCGTGGGTAACCTGGCCCAAGCCAAAGTACCTCGTGTGGCCCGTCGTGCTGCGCCTCGTCTTTCTGCCACTGTTCCTGTTCTGTAGCTATCAGCCACTCAACATCACTCGGGTCCTGCCGGTGTACATCGACAACGATTGGGTGTACTGGGGAATCGGCATCGTGATGGCCTTCTCGTCCGGCTACCTCAGCTCGCTCGGTATGATGTACGCACCGCAGTCGGTCGAGCCGCAGTACGCGATGACGGCCGGCATGTTTGCGGCCGCCATGCTCATCACCGGCATCTTCACCGGTATCCTCTTCTCGATGCTGTTCCCGATGTTCGTGCGGCACAACTTCCTCGACTGGTTCCACTAG